The following are encoded together in the Macrobrachium rosenbergii isolate ZJJX-2024 chromosome 21, ASM4041242v1, whole genome shotgun sequence genome:
- the LOC136849900 gene encoding solute carrier family 66 member 2, which yields MSEESWSDTLGWALGQASALAMMFGGVVPYIPQYLDIKRSENTEGFSLYVCLVLLIANTLRILFWFGHWFELPLLFQSIIMNVTMIMLIKLCVAIKNRGQIVHNKEHVFTDFDYDYFWEWTDVQSYIEFMLTFTTFGCLLMFIFIDTSIFVETVGFISVLTEALLAVPQFYKNFISKSTFGMSRKMVLMWLMGDTFKTIYFWQRSAPLQFFVCGCLQIGIDIAVLFQCLLYRKKKSHLIN from the exons ATGTCTGAAGAAAGTTGGTCAGATACTTTAGGATGGGCCCTCGGTCAAGCTTCGGCTTTGGCCATGATGTTTGGAGGAGTGGTGCCATATATTCCCCAGTACCTAGACATAAAGCGTTCTGAAAATACCGAAGGGTTCTCCCTTTATGTGTGCCTGGTCCTCCTGATTGCGAACACATTGCGAATCTTGTTTTG GTTTGGTCATTGGTTTGAACTACCATTACTTTTCCAAAGCATCATTATGAATGTAACAATGATTATGCTCATAAAACTTTGTGTAGCGATCAAGAATAGAGGCCAAATTGTTCATAATAAAGAACATGTTTTTACAG attttgACTATGACTATTTCTGGGAATGGACTGATGTTCAGTCCTATATAGAATTCATGCTGACTTTCACTACATTTGGCTGTCTActcatgttcatttttattgatacgtccatatttgtggagactgtaggATTCATATCAGTCTTGACAGAGGCCTTACTAGCTGTTCCGCagttttataagaattttatatcgAAGTCAACATTTGGCATGAG CCGCAAGATGGTGTTGATGTGGCTGATGGGTGACACCTTCAAGACAATCTATTTCTGGCAGCGTTCAGCTCCTCTCCAGTTCTTTGTGTGTGGTTGCCTTCAGATCGGCATAGATATTGCTGTGCTATTCCAGTGtttgctgtacagaaaaaaaaagtcgcatCTAATAAACTGA